Part of the Virgibacillus natechei genome is shown below.
TGTCATCCGCAGCCGTATCTGTATCAATAATTATTCGTTTCATGAAATGCCCCTCTTCAATTCGTTTGCCTCGCAAGATCTGTAATATAATCGAAGAATTTATCTCTATCCACATCATAAACCAGGTTAACTGTTCGTCCCGTTTCTGAAAGCTCTGTCTTTCCTTGGCTGGCACCATCTTTATATACGATGCTTTTCACTTCTCTCATTTTAACGAAATCATCCCTGCCGACTGTAGCCGTTGTTAGCACATCCCATAGAAAATAGGTGGAGTTCGTTTGGAAGTGAACTAGAGGTGGTACCATTGCGTAGCATTGTCCTAAAAAGTCAACCCCTAGATCCTTTCTTTCGGAGGCCCATTTATTTCTTACATCTAGGGTCAAAGGCACCATATTTGTACTTTCCAATGCAACTAAATCAATTGGAATGGTACTATCCCATACTGTCTTAGCTGCCTCCGGGTCCCAAAAAGCATTCCATTCAGCTGTTCCATCAAGTTCTGGTTCTTCTACATTTCCATTTTCCAAAAATGTACCACCCATCCATGCCAGCTTCTCAATTTTGGTTTCAATATCAGGGGCTTCTTCCAGTGCACGTGCGAGGTCTGTCAGCGGTCCGACAAATGCCAATGTAACTGGATCTTCACTATTACGGATGGCATTTATCATGTGCCGATGCGCAGGAAGATTTGCCTCTTTGGTTTTCACAGGTAAATATTCATTTAATATCGGTAATGCATCAACTAGAAACGCATGCATACGCCACTCTTTTGGAAAAGGATTTTTCCCGCGTGATGTTGATGCTGCAACTTCTATTTGTTTTCCATTACCAAAACGATCGATAATTTTTCGATTTGCATACATAGCAGGCTCTAAATAACAATCTGCCGGAATGACACCCACCCCAATAGGCTGTCTACAGTTGTTGCTCCTTGGCAAGCTCCTGACAATATCATTTATAGTTATATAATAAGTCAATTAAATGTGATAAATGTAGTACAGAACATAAAATATCTGTTCCTGGAAGGTTTGCATTTGTATCCCTAACTGTTATATCAGCATTAATATTTATGAATTATCTCTCGCCTTTTGATAATTTCTTTGTAACGGTTGGAATAGGGGTCACCATTTTAATATTGGTTTCTTTTTTGATACCATATTTTGTTAAATTCAAAAAGGCTATTTGATTATTCAAGAATCAGGCGCTTTAACTGGTGTGAAATGTTCCTGGCTCAAATGACATGTGGTCACACAATTTCGGTAAAGGTCAGGCAG
Proteins encoded:
- a CDS encoding nucleoside hydrolase codes for the protein MPRSNNCRQPIGVGVIPADCYLEPAMYANRKIIDRFGNGKQIEVAASTSRGKNPFPKEWRMHAFLVDALPILNEYLPVKTKEANLPAHRHMINAIRNSEDPVTLAFVGPLTDLARALEEAPDIETKIEKLAWMGGTFLENGNVEEPELDGTAEWNAFWDPEAAKTVWDSTIPIDLVALESTNMVPLTLDVRNKWASERKDLGVDFLGQCYAMVPPLVHFQTNSTYFLWDVLTTATVGRDDFVKMREVKSIVYKDGASQGKTELSETGRTVNLVYDVDRDKFFDYITDLARQTN